One genomic window of Tatumella citrea includes the following:
- a CDS encoding M20 family metallopeptidase: protein MSDIKDKIILSVDRLAGEMGNLAKEIHANPELSFQEHQSAARLIAPLQAAGFSVQQSVAGLETAFRATFDSGKPGPHIAFLAEYDALQGLGHACGHNLIGTASVTAALAFIQAFPEFSGTIEVIGTPAEEEGGGKIIMANAGVFDGVDAVMMFHPREKNMAVRGALACVDACFKFYGKAAHAASAPHLGISALDAVIHTFNGINAMRQLFTDDVRVHGIITHGGSATNIVPEYAETCFLLRAATRVGLEQVKQKVYAVANGAAMMTGARLEIVEGLTYAERNNNQALAGLFADNLGLLGLTVENPPEQGGVGSSDIGNVSQLTAAIHPYLRIGDVRPHTPEFALAAGSEYGIAAMLDAAKALAMTASDLQHPRHLQSVRDEFNHWQKNNV from the coding sequence GTGAGTGATATAAAAGATAAAATAATTTTATCCGTTGACCGGCTGGCCGGTGAGATGGGTAACCTGGCAAAAGAGATACATGCCAACCCTGAGCTGAGTTTCCAGGAACATCAGTCCGCAGCACGGCTGATAGCTCCACTTCAGGCGGCAGGTTTTTCGGTACAACAGTCAGTGGCAGGGCTTGAAACGGCGTTTCGTGCCACATTTGATTCCGGTAAACCCGGTCCGCATATCGCCTTTCTGGCCGAGTACGATGCACTGCAGGGGCTTGGGCACGCCTGCGGACATAACCTGATTGGTACGGCTTCGGTAACGGCTGCGTTGGCATTCATTCAGGCCTTTCCGGAATTTAGTGGAACGATTGAAGTTATAGGTACCCCGGCAGAAGAGGAAGGTGGTGGCAAGATTATCATGGCCAATGCCGGAGTTTTTGACGGGGTGGATGCAGTAATGATGTTCCATCCGCGGGAGAAAAATATGGCTGTCCGTGGAGCCCTGGCCTGTGTAGACGCCTGTTTTAAATTCTACGGTAAAGCTGCACATGCCGCATCTGCTCCACATCTGGGGATCAGCGCTCTGGACGCCGTGATCCATACTTTCAATGGCATTAATGCCATGCGTCAGTTATTCACTGATGATGTGCGGGTTCATGGGATTATCACCCACGGTGGCAGTGCAACCAATATTGTCCCTGAGTATGCTGAGACCTGCTTCCTGCTGCGGGCCGCCACCCGGGTTGGGCTGGAACAGGTTAAACAGAAAGTTTATGCGGTGGCTAATGGCGCAGCGATGATGACAGGTGCCAGACTCGAAATTGTTGAAGGGCTGACCTACGCGGAGCGGAATAATAACCAGGCACTGGCAGGGTTATTTGCAGACAATCTGGGATTATTAGGGCTGACCGTCGAAAATCCACCGGAACAAGGTGGGGTTGGATCATCGGATATCGGTAATGTCAGTCAGTTAACAGCGGCCATCCACCCTTACCTGCGTATTGGTGATGTCCGGCCACACACCCCGGAATTTGCTCTGGCGGCAGGTTCTGAGTATGGAATTGCCGCAATGCTGGATGCAGCAAAAGCCCTGGCGATGACGGCCAGTGATTTGCAGCATCCCCGGCATTTACAGTCAGTACGTGATGAATTTAATCACTGGCAGAAAAATAACGTTTAA
- a CDS encoding transporter substrate-binding domain-containing protein: MKTSLLLAAGCALLLSTSCFSAEKTLRVAADLSYPPFQFRDSSGNPAGFEIDLTNAICQAVQIKCTYVITSFDAEIPALLAKKVDFISPLGATIKRKKSIAFSNYLYHAPSKLVARKNSGLLPDVASLQGKHIGVLQGSIQEMYARQYWIPKGIDVVTYPDQDSIYQDLEAGRLDGSLVPGAAVTYGFLNKPAGKDFALLGPEVTDDKLFSAGSAYGVRQGDTSTQALINQGIQKIMADGQWEKIKQHYFGDLEMKVSTTAP; encoded by the coding sequence ATGAAAACCTCTCTGCTGCTGGCAGCCGGCTGTGCTTTATTACTCAGTACCAGCTGTTTTTCTGCTGAAAAAACCTTACGGGTCGCTGCTGATTTGTCTTATCCGCCGTTTCAGTTCCGTGATTCCTCAGGGAATCCTGCCGGATTTGAAATTGATCTGACTAACGCGATTTGCCAGGCAGTTCAAATCAAATGTACCTATGTTATCACCAGTTTCGATGCAGAAATTCCGGCCCTGCTTGCCAAAAAGGTCGATTTTATCTCACCACTGGGTGCCACCATAAAACGTAAAAAATCAATAGCATTCAGTAATTACCTGTACCATGCGCCTTCTAAACTGGTCGCTCGCAAGAACAGTGGATTATTACCGGATGTTGCCTCCTTACAGGGGAAACATATTGGCGTCCTGCAGGGGTCAATACAGGAAATGTACGCGCGTCAGTACTGGATTCCAAAAGGGATTGATGTCGTAACTTATCCTGATCAGGACTCGATTTATCAGGATCTGGAAGCGGGCAGACTGGATGGTTCTCTGGTTCCGGGGGCTGCTGTAACTTATGGCTTCCTGAACAAACCGGCAGGCAAAGACTTTGCATTGCTGGGCCCGGAAGTAACGGATGACAAACTGTTCAGCGCGGGATCAGCCTACGGTGTCCGCCAGGGAGATACCTCAACGCAGGCGCTTATCAACCAGGGGATACAGAAAATCATGGCCGACGGGCAATGGGAAAAGATTAAACAGCACTATTTTGGTGACCTGGAAATGAAGGTCAGCACAACAGCCCCTTAA
- a CDS encoding IS4 family transposase, giving the protein MELSQALGIINLTAPEEVQSLSDLLSPDLIRQAFSLTDTVTLRKRKLPLESMVWLVIGMAIFNNKPMSHIVNLMDIVDRTGRSFTAPSSVIARRKTLGEDAIRVLFDLTQQHWHEEARHPLWHGLTLNAVDGVVWHTQDTPENAEAFGKASNQHGERGYPQVRMVCLMELSSHLLRASVSGRYDINEMRLAAQLAENAPDNSITLFDKGFYSLGLLHDWHNAGENRHWLTPLKKNTQYEVVRKLGRQDELIRLKTTPQARKQWKGLPEELIVRLIRRKVNGTERQVVTSMTDAMRYPATDVAELYKHRWEIELGYREAKQFLLGNRWTLRSRLPDLVKQELWGILLTYNLVRYQMIKMAFSLKGNYLPYQLSFSGAVSEILRLLIGLPWASPGAIPGHLKHFYSNAGMLKLPPRREREYVREVREKRSKYPFKNNAGHLK; this is encoded by the coding sequence ATGGAACTTTCGCAAGCTCTCGGCATTATTAATCTCACTGCTCCCGAAGAAGTACAAAGCCTCTCTGACCTGCTCTCTCCTGACCTCATCCGACAGGCGTTTTCCCTCACTGATACCGTCACGCTGCGTAAGCGTAAACTTCCCCTTGAGTCGATGGTCTGGCTGGTTATCGGTATGGCCATATTCAACAATAAGCCCATGAGCCATATCGTGAATTTGATGGATATTGTTGACCGGACCGGACGGTCATTTACCGCACCCAGCTCTGTGATTGCCCGCCGAAAAACACTGGGCGAAGATGCCATCCGGGTCCTGTTTGATCTCACTCAACAACACTGGCACGAAGAAGCCAGACATCCCCTCTGGCACGGGTTGACGCTTAATGCTGTTGATGGCGTTGTCTGGCATACCCAGGACACTCCTGAAAATGCAGAGGCCTTCGGCAAAGCATCTAATCAGCATGGTGAACGCGGTTATCCTCAGGTTCGTATGGTGTGTCTGATGGAACTCAGCAGCCATCTGCTGCGTGCAAGTGTGTCAGGTCGCTACGATATCAACGAAATGCGGCTGGCCGCTCAGCTGGCAGAAAATGCACCGGATAACAGTATTACGCTGTTTGATAAGGGCTTTTACTCTTTAGGGTTGTTACATGACTGGCATAATGCAGGTGAAAATCGCCACTGGCTAACGCCGCTGAAAAAGAACACTCAGTATGAAGTGGTACGAAAGCTCGGCAGGCAGGACGAACTGATACGACTGAAAACCACGCCTCAGGCCAGAAAGCAATGGAAAGGCCTGCCGGAAGAACTCATAGTGAGGCTAATCAGGCGGAAAGTGAACGGGACGGAACGGCAGGTAGTCACTTCCATGACAGATGCGATGCGTTATCCGGCGACTGACGTGGCAGAACTTTATAAGCATCGCTGGGAAATCGAGCTGGGATATCGTGAGGCAAAGCAGTTTTTACTGGGAAACCGCTGGACGCTGAGAAGCCGGTTGCCCGATCTGGTGAAGCAGGAGCTATGGGGAATACTGCTGACGTATAACCTGGTGCGTTACCAGATGATTAAAATGGCGTTCAGCCTGAAAGGAAATTACCTGCCTTACCAGTTGAGCTTCAGCGGTGCAGTATCAGAGATATTACGGCTACTGATCGGTCTGCCGTGGGCTTCACCGGGAGCCATCCCGGGTCACCTTAAACACTTTTACAGTAATGCCGGGATGCTGAAACTGCCACCACGACGAGAACGGGAATATGTGAGAGAAGTGAGGGAGAAAAGGTCGAAATATCCCTTTAAAAACAATGCCGGTCACCTTAAGTGA
- the purH gene encoding bifunctional phosphoribosylaminoimidazolecarboxamide formyltransferase/IMP cyclohydrolase, with translation MQHRRPVRRALLSVSDKTGIVEFAKALTSCGVELLSTGGTARLLADAGLPVTEVSDYTGFPEMMDGRVKTLHPKVHGGILGRRGQDDAIMAEHQIAPIDMVVVNLYPFAQTVAREGCSLEDAVENIDIGGPTMVRSAAKNHKDVAIVVNSGDYSLLIKEMEANDNSLTLETRFDLAIKAFEHTAAYDSMIANYFGQMVPAYYNNEDKTPSGRFPRTLNLNFVKKQDMRYGENSHQDAAFYIEENVAEASVATAQQLQGKALSYNNIADTDAALECVKEFAEPACVIVKHANPCGVAIGSDIKQAYERAYTTDPTSAFGGIIAFNRELDEETAVAIISRQFVEVIIAPSASEAALKVTAAKQNVRVLICGEWQNQRTAALDFKRVNGGLLVQDRDLGMVDESQLRVVSQRQPSAQEMRDALFCWKVAKFVKSNAIVYARDNQTIGIGAGQMSRVYSAKIAGIKAGDEGLEVKGSAMASDAFFPFRDGIDAAAAVGITCVIQPGGSIRDDEVIAAANEHGIAMIFTDMRHFRH, from the coding sequence ATGCAACATCGTCGTCCTGTACGCCGCGCTCTTCTGAGTGTCTCTGACAAAACCGGTATTGTTGAGTTTGCCAAAGCACTGACTTCCTGCGGCGTTGAGTTGCTATCTACCGGCGGTACTGCCCGTTTGCTGGCAGATGCCGGCCTGCCTGTTACCGAAGTATCTGACTACACCGGCTTCCCGGAGATGATGGACGGACGTGTGAAAACACTGCATCCGAAAGTCCATGGCGGGATTCTGGGACGCCGTGGCCAGGATGATGCGATTATGGCAGAACACCAGATAGCACCTATCGACATGGTCGTCGTGAACCTGTATCCGTTTGCTCAGACAGTTGCCCGTGAAGGTTGCAGCCTGGAAGATGCAGTGGAAAATATCGATATTGGCGGACCTACCATGGTGCGCTCAGCAGCGAAGAACCATAAAGATGTTGCGATTGTGGTTAACAGCGGCGATTACTCTCTGCTGATTAAAGAGATGGAAGCTAATGATAACAGCCTGACACTGGAAACCCGGTTTGACCTGGCTATCAAAGCATTCGAACATACTGCCGCCTACGACAGTATGATCGCCAACTACTTCGGTCAGATGGTGCCGGCTTACTATAATAATGAAGACAAAACTCCTTCCGGACGTTTCCCGCGTACCCTGAATCTGAACTTCGTCAAAAAACAGGATATGCGCTACGGTGAAAACAGCCATCAGGATGCAGCCTTCTATATAGAAGAGAATGTTGCAGAAGCTTCCGTCGCAACAGCCCAACAGTTACAGGGTAAAGCTCTTTCTTATAATAATATTGCCGATACCGATGCAGCTCTCGAATGCGTAAAAGAGTTCGCAGAACCTGCATGTGTGATTGTCAAACATGCCAACCCTTGCGGCGTGGCTATTGGCAGCGATATTAAGCAGGCCTATGAGCGCGCTTATACGACTGACCCGACTTCTGCGTTTGGCGGTATCATCGCATTTAACCGCGAGCTGGATGAAGAAACTGCCGTGGCTATTATCAGCCGCCAGTTCGTTGAAGTTATTATTGCTCCTTCAGCCAGTGAAGCCGCATTGAAAGTAACAGCAGCTAAGCAGAACGTCCGCGTACTGATTTGCGGCGAATGGCAGAACCAGCGCACTGCAGCACTGGATTTCAAACGGGTTAATGGCGGCCTGCTGGTTCAGGATCGTGATCTGGGTATGGTCGATGAATCACAACTGCGCGTTGTTAGCCAGCGTCAGCCAAGCGCACAGGAAATGCGTGATGCCCTGTTCTGCTGGAAAGTCGCGAAGTTTGTTAAGTCTAACGCGATTGTCTATGCACGGGATAACCAGACTATTGGTATCGGCGCCGGTCAAATGAGTCGTGTCTATTCAGCGAAAATCGCTGGTATCAAAGCCGGAGATGAAGGGCTGGAAGTGAAAGGGTCTGCGATGGCTTCTGATGCCTTCTTCCCGTTCCGTGATGGTATTGATGCAGCTGCCGCCGTCGGAATTACCTGTGTCATCCAGCCTGGTGGTTCAATCCGTGATGATGAAGTCATTGCGGCAGCCAATGAACATGGCATCGCGATGATCTTTACTGATATGCGCCATTTCCGCCATTAA
- the purD gene encoding phosphoribosylamine--glycine ligase — protein sequence MKILIIGNGGREHALAWKAAQSPLTEAVYVAPGNAGTARESALQNVDISATDIQGLLAFAQQHKIDLTIVGPEAPLVIGVVDAFRAAGLKIFGPTQAAAQLEGSKAFTKDFLARHKIPTAEYQNFTEVEPALNYLREKGAPIVIKADGLAAGKGVIVAMTLQEAEDAVRDMLAGNAFGDAGHRIVIEEFLDGEEASFIVMVDGEHVLPMATSQDHKRVGDADTGPNTGGMGAYSPAPVVTDEVHQRVMDQVIWPTVRGMAAEGNVYTGFLYAGLMIDAAGQPKVIEFNCRFGDPETQPIMMRMQSDLVTLCLAACEGQLDQQESLWDPRPSLGVVIAAGGYPDQYRKGDVISGLEAADELDGKVFHAGTTLQGDDVVTNGGRVLCITALGSDVAEAQKNAYVLAKAISWQGSFYRNDIGYRAINRSK from the coding sequence ATGAAAATTTTAATTATTGGTAACGGCGGGCGTGAACATGCGCTGGCCTGGAAAGCCGCCCAGTCACCGTTAACAGAAGCAGTCTATGTGGCTCCGGGTAATGCCGGTACCGCCCGGGAATCTGCCCTGCAAAATGTGGATATCAGTGCGACTGATATTCAGGGGCTGCTGGCGTTTGCTCAGCAACATAAGATTGATCTGACGATTGTCGGACCTGAAGCGCCGTTGGTTATTGGTGTGGTTGATGCCTTTCGTGCCGCAGGGCTGAAAATTTTTGGCCCGACTCAGGCTGCAGCTCAGCTGGAAGGTTCTAAAGCGTTCACCAAGGACTTCCTGGCACGCCATAAGATTCCGACAGCGGAATACCAGAATTTCACCGAAGTCGAGCCAGCACTCAATTATCTGCGTGAGAAAGGCGCACCGATTGTTATCAAAGCTGATGGTCTGGCCGCCGGGAAAGGCGTTATCGTCGCGATGACCCTGCAGGAAGCTGAAGATGCTGTACGCGATATGCTGGCAGGAAATGCCTTTGGCGATGCTGGTCACCGCATTGTCATTGAAGAGTTCCTTGACGGCGAAGAAGCCAGTTTCATTGTGATGGTCGATGGCGAACATGTTCTGCCTATGGCTACCAGTCAGGACCATAAACGCGTCGGTGATGCAGATACCGGCCCTAATACCGGTGGCATGGGTGCATATTCTCCGGCCCCTGTGGTGACCGATGAAGTCCACCAGCGAGTCATGGATCAGGTGATTTGGCCAACTGTCCGTGGAATGGCAGCCGAAGGAAATGTTTACACTGGTTTCCTGTATGCCGGACTGATGATTGATGCCGCAGGTCAGCCAAAGGTTATCGAATTTAACTGTCGTTTTGGTGACCCGGAAACACAGCCAATCATGATGCGTATGCAGTCTGATCTGGTGACATTATGTCTGGCGGCCTGTGAAGGTCAGCTGGACCAGCAGGAATCATTATGGGATCCACGCCCTTCACTGGGTGTGGTTATCGCTGCTGGCGGTTATCCTGACCAGTATCGTAAAGGTGATGTTATTTCCGGTCTGGAAGCAGCTGACGAACTTGACGGCAAAGTGTTCCATGCCGGAACAACCTTACAGGGTGATGACGTCGTTACTAACGGCGGACGGGTACTCTGCATCACAGCACTGGGTTCTGATGTAGCAGAAGCACAGAAAAATGCCTATGTGCTGGCAAAAGCCATCTCATGGCAAGGCAGTTTCTACCGTAATGATATTGGCTATCGGGCCATTAATCGTTCCAAATAA
- a CDS encoding DUF1481 domain-containing protein has product MYFTGRKSIFSLVCLLLAGCSSSQKLPPFSASGYLADRGVVRLWRKNTASDDVTIRVLYTPFDQGVSEESEYHWHDDKLVSVSRHISGATSDDVTLRFDNQGNVSFMQRQLKNHRESVSQQTIELYQFDAGRMLSISNALQAGKIRLQQGIWQQRNTVITCDHQQVQAGLGPEALQVISQSKSGTAPLYISWLQGPQGTQLLKATTDNLCHNQPTAEDL; this is encoded by the coding sequence ATGTATTTCACCGGACGGAAAAGTATTTTTAGCCTGGTCTGTTTGTTGCTGGCAGGCTGCAGTTCTTCCCAGAAACTCCCGCCATTCAGTGCCTCTGGCTATCTTGCCGATCGGGGTGTCGTCCGCTTATGGCGAAAAAATACCGCTTCTGATGATGTCACGATACGTGTCCTGTATACGCCGTTCGACCAGGGAGTGAGCGAAGAATCGGAATATCACTGGCACGATGACAAACTCGTTTCTGTCAGCCGACATATCAGTGGTGCTACATCAGACGATGTGACTCTGAGATTTGATAATCAGGGTAATGTCAGTTTTATGCAGCGTCAGCTGAAAAACCACCGCGAATCCGTCAGCCAGCAAACGATTGAGCTTTATCAGTTTGATGCCGGCAGGATGTTGAGCATCAGTAACGCATTACAGGCAGGGAAAATACGCCTGCAGCAGGGCATATGGCAGCAGAGGAATACGGTCATCACCTGTGATCACCAACAGGTTCAGGCGGGGCTGGGGCCGGAAGCATTACAGGTGATTAGTCAGAGTAAATCTGGTACAGCTCCGTTGTATATCTCCTGGCTGCAAGGTCCGCAGGGCACACAATTACTGAAAGCCACCACCGATAATTTATGCCATAACCAGCCAACAGCCGAAGATCTGTAG
- the hupA gene encoding nucleoid-associated protein HU-alpha encodes MNKTQLIDVIAEKADLSKTQAKTALESTLAAITESLKEGDAVQLVGFGTFKVNHRAERTGRNPQTGKEIKIAAANVPAFVSGKALKDAVK; translated from the coding sequence ATGAACAAGACTCAACTGATTGATGTGATCGCAGAAAAAGCGGACCTGTCTAAAACCCAGGCTAAAACTGCACTGGAATCTACTCTGGCTGCGATTACTGAGTCTCTGAAAGAAGGTGATGCAGTTCAGCTGGTTGGTTTCGGTACTTTTAAAGTTAACCACCGTGCAGAACGTACTGGCCGCAACCCGCAGACTGGTAAAGAAATCAAAATTGCAGCTGCAAACGTTCCTGCGTTCGTTTCCGGTAAAGCTCTGAAAGACGCCGTTAAATAA
- a CDS encoding YjaG family protein: MLRNPIHLRLEKLESWQHVTFMACLCERMYPNYQAFCQQTEFADPHLYRRILDLVWETLVVKGAKVNFDSQLEKLEEAIPDGEAFDVYGVYPAIDACVALSDLLHALLSGESLTYAVEVSKTSITTVAMLEMTQAGREMTDEELRENQAVIDEWDLQWEIFRLLADCEERDLELIKGLRADLREAGISNIGISFNQ; this comes from the coding sequence ATGTTACGTAACCCCATTCACCTGCGTCTGGAAAAACTGGAAAGCTGGCAACATGTGACCTTCATGGCTTGTCTGTGTGAGCGTATGTATCCGAACTATCAGGCATTCTGTCAGCAGACTGAATTTGCAGATCCACATCTTTATCGGCGTATTCTTGACCTCGTCTGGGAAACGCTGGTGGTGAAGGGTGCTAAAGTTAATTTCGATTCTCAACTTGAGAAGCTTGAAGAGGCTATCCCTGATGGAGAAGCCTTTGATGTTTATGGTGTCTACCCGGCAATAGATGCCTGTGTAGCACTGAGTGATTTACTCCACGCCCTGTTAAGTGGTGAAAGTTTGACCTACGCAGTGGAAGTGAGTAAAACATCTATCACGACTGTTGCTATGCTGGAAATGACTCAGGCTGGCCGGGAAATGACCGATGAAGAGCTCAGAGAGAACCAGGCCGTCATTGACGAATGGGACCTGCAATGGGAAATATTCCGCTTGCTCGCAGACTGCGAAGAACGCGATCTGGAGTTGATCAAAGGGCTGCGTGCTGACCTGCGGGAAGCCGGAATTAGCAATATCGGTATAAGTTTTAACCAGTAA
- the nfi gene encoding deoxyribonuclease V (cleaves DNA at apurinic or apyrimidinic sites) gives MSADVAALKAEQLSRAAEVVREGLSEDFSPAFIGGGDVGFEQQGAVARAAFVVLRWPSLQMVEHRVARVPVTLPYIPGYLSFRECPALQAAWQQLEHRPELLFIDGHGISHPRGLGVASHFGLLADVPTIGVAKSRLCGDYLPLAEEVGACQPLLFRQQQAGWVLRSKQRCNPLFISVGHRVSQQMALYWTQQCLRGYRLPEPTRLADAVASQRKGFQRWLEPQ, from the coding sequence ATGTCAGCCGACGTTGCGGCGCTTAAAGCTGAACAGCTTTCACGGGCAGCAGAAGTTGTCCGTGAAGGACTGAGCGAGGATTTCTCTCCGGCCTTTATTGGTGGAGGAGATGTCGGTTTTGAGCAGCAGGGCGCCGTGGCAAGGGCTGCATTTGTGGTGCTACGCTGGCCGTCTCTGCAAATGGTGGAACACCGTGTTGCGCGGGTTCCGGTCACCTTGCCCTATATTCCTGGTTATCTCTCCTTTCGTGAATGCCCTGCTTTACAGGCAGCCTGGCAGCAACTGGAACATCGCCCGGAGTTATTGTTTATTGACGGGCATGGTATTTCCCATCCCAGGGGCTTAGGCGTGGCCAGCCATTTTGGTTTACTGGCCGATGTGCCGACGATTGGTGTGGCCAAAAGCCGGTTATGTGGCGACTATTTGCCACTGGCGGAAGAAGTGGGTGCCTGCCAGCCATTATTATTCCGGCAGCAGCAGGCTGGCTGGGTACTGCGCAGTAAGCAACGTTGTAATCCGCTGTTTATTTCTGTTGGCCACCGCGTGAGCCAGCAAATGGCACTTTACTGGACTCAGCAATGCCTGCGCGGCTATCGTTTACCTGAACCCACCCGACTTGCTGATGCCGTTGCTTCACAGCGCAAAGGCTTTCAGCGCTGGCTGGAACCACAATAA
- the hemE gene encoding uroporphyrinogen decarboxylase, which produces MSELKNDRYLRALLRQPTDVTPVWMMRQAGRYLPEYKQTRAEAGDFMSLCKNAELACEVTLQPLRRYPLDAAILFSDILTIPDAMGLGLYFETGEGPRFSSPISCAADVKNLPIPDPEQELGYVMNAVRTIRKNLQGEVPLIGFSGSPWTLATYMVEGGSSKAFTKIKKMMYSDPSALHALLDKLAESVILYLNAQIRAGAQSVMVFDTWGGVLTGRDYRNFSLYYMHKIVDGLLHENEGRRVPVTLFTKGGGQWLEEIADTGCDAIGLDWTTDIANARQRVGHRVALQGNMDPSILYAPPARIEQEVSTILEGFGQGEGHVFNLGHGIHQDVPPEHAGAFVEAVHRLSAAYHK; this is translated from the coding sequence ATGAGCGAATTAAAAAACGACCGTTATCTGCGTGCCTTACTGCGGCAGCCAACGGATGTGACTCCGGTATGGATGATGCGTCAGGCAGGCCGCTATTTGCCTGAATATAAGCAGACCCGGGCAGAAGCTGGTGATTTTATGTCACTGTGTAAGAACGCTGAACTAGCCTGTGAAGTAACTCTGCAACCTTTGCGCCGTTATCCTCTGGATGCAGCTATTCTTTTCTCTGACATTCTGACAATTCCGGATGCGATGGGGCTGGGGCTGTATTTCGAAACCGGTGAAGGGCCCCGTTTTTCTTCTCCGATAAGCTGCGCGGCAGATGTCAAAAATTTGCCAATCCCGGATCCGGAGCAGGAACTGGGTTATGTAATGAATGCAGTGCGTACCATCCGCAAAAATCTGCAGGGTGAGGTTCCGCTGATTGGCTTCTCCGGCAGTCCGTGGACGCTGGCCACTTATATGGTCGAAGGCGGCAGCAGTAAGGCCTTTACCAAAATCAAAAAAATGATGTACAGCGATCCTTCGGCATTGCATGCCTTGCTGGATAAACTGGCAGAGAGTGTCATTCTGTATCTGAATGCACAAATCCGTGCCGGAGCGCAGTCCGTGATGGTATTTGATACCTGGGGTGGCGTATTAACCGGTCGTGATTACCGGAATTTCTCGCTCTATTACATGCATAAAATTGTTGATGGTCTGCTGCATGAAAATGAAGGCCGCCGGGTTCCTGTGACTCTGTTTACTAAAGGTGGTGGGCAGTGGCTGGAGGAGATTGCAGATACCGGATGTGACGCGATTGGTCTGGACTGGACAACTGATATCGCCAATGCCCGCCAGCGGGTCGGACATCGGGTGGCTTTGCAGGGCAATATGGACCCTTCGATTCTCTATGCCCCTCCGGCGCGTATTGAGCAGGAAGTCTCGACCATTCTTGAAGGATTTGGTCAGGGTGAAGGACATGTATTCAACCTCGGTCACGGTATTCATCAGGATGTACCTCCTGAGCATGCCGGAGCTTTTGTTGAGGCCGTTCACCGCCTGTCTGCGGCATACCATAAATAA